One window of the Octopus sinensis linkage group LG3, ASM634580v1, whole genome shotgun sequence genome contains the following:
- the LOC115209122 gene encoding myeloid leukemia factor 1 isoform X3, which translates to MFWRFPKTHMRMMDFGFSGREHIRNQQRSKSCERTNCKNDLVGFGLNEDYFGINDIFNNMRRMMAGMNHSLQSNKIDPNGHHFSHSSFKTYSKIGNNAPKTYEATQSVTTAPGGLKQTYKFVRDSERGYDKMAVGRHIKERAFVEERSRNTTGLMERNNHYINMDEGDMTNFCKEWQQRTLKTGIDRPWYKPINRNPKRQMITDGIQRRSYRT; encoded by the exons GTTTCCCAAAACTCACATGCGCATGATGGATTTTGGATTCAGTGGGCGAGAACACATTAGGAATCAACAGAGGTCTAAAAGCTGTGAACGTACTAACTGTAAAAATGATTTAGTAGGATTTGGATTAAATGAAGACTATTTTGGAATTAATGACATCTTTAATAACATGCGTAGAATGATGGCTGGTATGAATCATTCTCTG caGAGCAATAAAATTGACCCAAATGGGCACCATTTTTCACATTCTTCATTTAAAACTTATTCTAAAATTGGTAATAATGCTCCAAAGACATATGAAGCAACGCAATCTGTTACCACAGCACCAGGAGGT ctgaaacaaacatataaatttgTTCGGGATTCTGAAAGGGGATATGATAAAATGGCTGTTGGACGACATATCAAGGAGAGAGCATTCGTagaagaaagaagcagaaatacaACAGGCTTAATGGAAAGAAACAACCATTATATTAATATGGATGAAG GTGACATGACAAACTTTTGTAAAGAATGGCAACAGCGTACACTGAAAACTGGTATAGATAGACCATGGTACAAACCAATTAATAGAAATCCCAAACGACAAATGATCACAGATGGCATACAGAGAAGAAGCTACAGAACATAG
- the LOC115209122 gene encoding myeloid leukemia factor 1 isoform X1 yields MFGRSILQEFQDDEFFGFPKTHMRMMDFGFSGREHIRNQQRSKSCERTNCKNDLVGFGLNEDYFGINDIFNNMRRMMAGMNHSLQSNKIDPNGHHFSHSSFKTYSKIGNNAPKTYEATQSVTTAPGGLKQTYKFVRDSERGYDKMAVGRHIKERAFVEERSRNTTGLMERNNHYINMDEGDMTNFCKEWQQRTLKTGIDRPWYKPINRNPKRQMITDGIQRRSYRT; encoded by the exons atgtttGGACGTTCCATTCTTCAGGAATTTCAAGATGATGAATTTTTTGG GTTTCCCAAAACTCACATGCGCATGATGGATTTTGGATTCAGTGGGCGAGAACACATTAGGAATCAACAGAGGTCTAAAAGCTGTGAACGTACTAACTGTAAAAATGATTTAGTAGGATTTGGATTAAATGAAGACTATTTTGGAATTAATGACATCTTTAATAACATGCGTAGAATGATGGCTGGTATGAATCATTCTCTG caGAGCAATAAAATTGACCCAAATGGGCACCATTTTTCACATTCTTCATTTAAAACTTATTCTAAAATTGGTAATAATGCTCCAAAGACATATGAAGCAACGCAATCTGTTACCACAGCACCAGGAGGT ctgaaacaaacatataaatttgTTCGGGATTCTGAAAGGGGATATGATAAAATGGCTGTTGGACGACATATCAAGGAGAGAGCATTCGTagaagaaagaagcagaaatacaACAGGCTTAATGGAAAGAAACAACCATTATATTAATATGGATGAAG GTGACATGACAAACTTTTGTAAAGAATGGCAACAGCGTACACTGAAAACTGGTATAGATAGACCATGGTACAAACCAATTAATAGAAATCCCAAACGACAAATGATCACAGATGGCATACAGAGAAGAAGCTACAGAACATAG
- the LOC115209122 gene encoding myeloid leukemia factor 1 isoform X5 — MRMMDFGFSGREHIRNQQRSKSCERTNCKNDLVGFGLNEDYFGINDIFNNMRRMMAGMNHSLQSNKIDPNGHHFSHSSFKTYSKIGNNAPKTYEATQSVTTAPGGLKQTYKFVRDSERGYDKMAVGRHIKERAFVEERSRNTTGLMERNNHYINMDEGDMTNFCKEWQQRTLKTGIDRPWYKPINRNPKRQMITDGIQRRSYRT; from the exons ATGCGCATGATGGATTTTGGATTCAGTGGGCGAGAACACATTAGGAATCAACAGAGGTCTAAAAGCTGTGAACGTACTAACTGTAAAAATGATTTAGTAGGATTTGGATTAAATGAAGACTATTTTGGAATTAATGACATCTTTAATAACATGCGTAGAATGATGGCTGGTATGAATCATTCTCTG caGAGCAATAAAATTGACCCAAATGGGCACCATTTTTCACATTCTTCATTTAAAACTTATTCTAAAATTGGTAATAATGCTCCAAAGACATATGAAGCAACGCAATCTGTTACCACAGCACCAGGAGGT ctgaaacaaacatataaatttgTTCGGGATTCTGAAAGGGGATATGATAAAATGGCTGTTGGACGACATATCAAGGAGAGAGCATTCGTagaagaaagaagcagaaatacaACAGGCTTAATGGAAAGAAACAACCATTATATTAATATGGATGAAG GTGACATGACAAACTTTTGTAAAGAATGGCAACAGCGTACACTGAAAACTGGTATAGATAGACCATGGTACAAACCAATTAATAGAAATCCCAAACGACAAATGATCACAGATGGCATACAGAGAAGAAGCTACAGAACATAG
- the LOC115209122 gene encoding myeloid leukemia factor 1 isoform X4 has translation MFRFPKTHMRMMDFGFSGREHIRNQQRSKSCERTNCKNDLVGFGLNEDYFGINDIFNNMRRMMAGMNHSLQSNKIDPNGHHFSHSSFKTYSKIGNNAPKTYEATQSVTTAPGGLKQTYKFVRDSERGYDKMAVGRHIKERAFVEERSRNTTGLMERNNHYINMDEGDMTNFCKEWQQRTLKTGIDRPWYKPINRNPKRQMITDGIQRRSYRT, from the exons GTTTCCCAAAACTCACATGCGCATGATGGATTTTGGATTCAGTGGGCGAGAACACATTAGGAATCAACAGAGGTCTAAAAGCTGTGAACGTACTAACTGTAAAAATGATTTAGTAGGATTTGGATTAAATGAAGACTATTTTGGAATTAATGACATCTTTAATAACATGCGTAGAATGATGGCTGGTATGAATCATTCTCTG caGAGCAATAAAATTGACCCAAATGGGCACCATTTTTCACATTCTTCATTTAAAACTTATTCTAAAATTGGTAATAATGCTCCAAAGACATATGAAGCAACGCAATCTGTTACCACAGCACCAGGAGGT ctgaaacaaacatataaatttgTTCGGGATTCTGAAAGGGGATATGATAAAATGGCTGTTGGACGACATATCAAGGAGAGAGCATTCGTagaagaaagaagcagaaatacaACAGGCTTAATGGAAAGAAACAACCATTATATTAATATGGATGAAG GTGACATGACAAACTTTTGTAAAGAATGGCAACAGCGTACACTGAAAACTGGTATAGATAGACCATGGTACAAACCAATTAATAGAAATCCCAAACGACAAATGATCACAGATGGCATACAGAGAAGAAGCTACAGAACATAG
- the LOC115209122 gene encoding myeloid leukemia factor 1 isoform X2 — protein MFGRSILQEFQDDEFFGFPKTHMRMMDFGFSGREHIRNQQRSKSCERTNCKNDLVGFGLNEDYFGINDIFNNMRRMMAGMNHSLSNKIDPNGHHFSHSSFKTYSKIGNNAPKTYEATQSVTTAPGGLKQTYKFVRDSERGYDKMAVGRHIKERAFVEERSRNTTGLMERNNHYINMDEGDMTNFCKEWQQRTLKTGIDRPWYKPINRNPKRQMITDGIQRRSYRT, from the exons atgtttGGACGTTCCATTCTTCAGGAATTTCAAGATGATGAATTTTTTGG GTTTCCCAAAACTCACATGCGCATGATGGATTTTGGATTCAGTGGGCGAGAACACATTAGGAATCAACAGAGGTCTAAAAGCTGTGAACGTACTAACTGTAAAAATGATTTAGTAGGATTTGGATTAAATGAAGACTATTTTGGAATTAATGACATCTTTAATAACATGCGTAGAATGATGGCTGGTATGAATCATTCTCTG AGCAATAAAATTGACCCAAATGGGCACCATTTTTCACATTCTTCATTTAAAACTTATTCTAAAATTGGTAATAATGCTCCAAAGACATATGAAGCAACGCAATCTGTTACCACAGCACCAGGAGGT ctgaaacaaacatataaatttgTTCGGGATTCTGAAAGGGGATATGATAAAATGGCTGTTGGACGACATATCAAGGAGAGAGCATTCGTagaagaaagaagcagaaatacaACAGGCTTAATGGAAAGAAACAACCATTATATTAATATGGATGAAG GTGACATGACAAACTTTTGTAAAGAATGGCAACAGCGTACACTGAAAACTGGTATAGATAGACCATGGTACAAACCAATTAATAGAAATCCCAAACGACAAATGATCACAGATGGCATACAGAGAAGAAGCTACAGAACATAG